The following DNA comes from Microbacterium foliorum.
CGATGCCGCCCGCCTCTTCACCGCCTGGGCGACCGGGTTCCTGCAGATGGAGCTCGCCAGGATGTTCCGGCTCGGCGGCGACGTCGACGAGGCGTTCGACTATGCGATGGGCCGCATCATCGCCGGGCTCACAGCCGCCTGATCACACGCCCGGGCGGGCGGATACGAGATCGACCGGAATACTGCCAAGATGATGCGCGGAGAGGGGTTTCCATGACCACGAGCGCGCACGAAGACGAGTCCGTCCGCCCGAAGAGGGCTCGACGGCCGTGGCACCGCACGAAGGTGGCGGTGGGGCTGGTGCTCCTCGTCGCCGCCGTGGTGGCGATCATCGGCGCGCTCACCCCGTGGCCTTCGGCCATGCTCATCCGCTCGGTGTTCACCAAGGGTGGCGACGAGACCGCCGCCGAGATGGAGAAGCACGTCACCGAGGCGAAGCTCACCGAGCAGCTCGACGTCGCCTACGCCGACAGCGGCGCCGACACCACGATGGACGTCTTCACGCCGGCATCCGCCACCGGGCCGCTGCCGACGGTCGTCTGGATCCACGGCGGCGCCTGGATCTCGGGGTCGAAGGAGAACGTCGACCCCTATATGCGCATCCTCGCGGCCGAGGGCTACACCACCATCGCGCTGAACTACACGATCGGGCCCGAGGGCGTGTATCCGCTCGCGGTGCACCAGCTCAACGACGCGCTCTCCTACATCGACGCGCACGCCGATGAGCTGAACGTGGATCCGAACCAGATCGTGCTCGCCGGCGACTCCGCCGGCGGACAGCTGGCCAGTCAGATGGCGACGCTGATGACGAGCCCCGACTACGCCGAGATCATGGACATCACCCCGGCGCTGAAGGCCGAGCAGGTGGTGGCGACCGTGCTGAACTGCGGCGTGTACGACCTCGCGGCGCTCGCGTCACTCGACGGCGTCGTCGGCTGGGGTCTCAAGACGTCGATGTGGGCGTATGCGGGAACCAAGACCTGGGCGGAGGGCTCGACCGGCTCGACGATGTCGACGATCGACTGGGTGACCGAGGACTTCCCGACGACCTACATCTCGGGTGGGAACGGCGATGGGCTGACCTGGCTGCAGTCGATCCCGATGGCCAAGCGCCTCGACGAGCTGGGAGTCGACGTCACGACCCTGTTCTGGCCGGCTTCGCACGAGCCGGCCCTTCCGCATGAGTATCAGTTCCACCTCGACATGCCCGACGCCCAGACGGCGCTGCAGCAGACGATCGACTTCCTGAACGCGAACACCACGCGCTGAGGGTCGCGGCGCGGCGCGGCGCGGCGATCTACTTCATCGTGTCGAGGATGCCGACCAGGTCGTCGAACGTCGTGAGCGGGTTGAGGATCGCGAAGCGGGTGTTCGGGCGCCCCGCGTGCGAGCTCGGCACCACGAACGCGCGCTGCGAGTCGAGCAGCTCGTCCGACCAGCGGTCGTAGTCGCCGCGCTCCCACCCCTCGCGTTCGAACACGACGACCGAGAGCTGCGGGTCGCGCACGAGTCTGAGCTCGGGACGGGCGGCGATCTCGGCGGCGATCCTCTGGGTCAGAGCGAGCGTCGCACTCACGGCCTCGCGATAGGCGGTCACGCCGTAGGTCGCGAGCGAGAACCACAGCGGCAGCCCCCGTGGGCGTCGAGTGAGCTGGATCGAATAGTCCGACGGGCTGAAGTCACCGGCGTCGGTGAGGGTGTCGAGGTATTCGGCGTGCTGCGTGTGCGCTCGGCGCCCCGCATCGGGGTCGCGGTAGATGAGCGCGCAGCAGTCGAAGGGGGCGAACAGCCACTTGTGCGGATCGACGATCACCGAGTCGGCGCGCTCGACCCCCGCGAAGATGCCGCGGGCCTCAGGGGCGAGCATCGCGGTGAGCCCGTAGGCGCCGTCGATGTGCAGCCAGAAGTCGAACTCGTCTTTCAGCGCGGCGATGCCGGCGATGTCGTCGACGATGCCGAAGTTGGTCGAGCCGCCGGTGGCGACCACCGCGCAGATCTCGTCGCCGTGCTCCGCGAGCGCCGCACGCACGGCATCCGCCCGCAGCATGCCGTCGTCACCCGCGGGCACCAGCAGCACGTCGGCATCCATGACCTTCGCCGCCGACTTGTTCGACGAGTGCGCCTCGACGCTGCACACGATCTTCCACCGACGTGGGAGCTCCTTGCCCGCGTCGAGCAGCTTCACCTTCGCCGCCTCGCGAGCGGCGACGAGCGCCGACAGGTTGCCGATCGTGCCGCCCTGCACGAACACTCCACCGGCGGTGTCGGGGAGACCGAACTCCGAGGCCAAGAAGGACAGCACCTCGTTCTCGGCGTGCACGGCGCCCGCGCCCTCGAGCCAGCTGCCTCCGTAGAGGCCGGATGCCGAGACCACGAGGTCGAACGCGATCGAGGCGATCGTCGGGGCGGTCGGGATGAACGACAGATACGACGGGTGGCTCGTCGTCAGGCAGGCCGGGGCGAGGATGTGCTCGAACACACTGAGCGCGCGATGCGAACCGAGACCGGCGTCGGTGATCGTGGTTCCGACCAGACGATCGAGCTCGGCCGGCGACTGGGGCTTGTCGAGCGGCACATCGGCCGCCAGCATCCGACGGCGCGAGTAGTCGAGCACCGCGTCGACGATCGCCGTCGATTCGGCCGAGGCCGCGTGCATGCGTTCTGCTCCCATGAGCTGTCCTTACCTGAGGGTTTCTACGGGCTGTGCGGGCTCGGCGATCGGAACGTCGAGTACTGCGGAGAGGGTTCGGCGAGCGAGATCGGCTCGATCGCGCGGCGCCCAGTGCACGAGCGAGTGGGCGCTCATGCCGTCGACCATGGCGAGCAGCATCCATGCCGACGAGTCCGGGTCGACCTGCAGCGTCGCATCTTCAGCGACCGCGCGGGCGATGAGGTCTTCGAGGGCACTGTGCCAGAGATCCATCTCGGTGCGCACCCTGATGCCGAGCGCCTCATTGCGGGCTCCGAGCGCCCACGACTGCACCCATACCATCGCGACGTCGTCGCGCGAGTCGTCGAGCAGCGTCTCGATGAGCCGCAGCAGGTTGGTGCGCAGATCGACGCTCGAGTCGTACGAGGCGATGACCTCGTCTCGCTCGGCCGCGACGATCGCGGTGAAGACCTCGGCGACGAACGACTCCATCACCGGCCGATAGTGCGCGACGAGAGCCGGCGTGACGCCGACCCTGGCCGCGACGGCACGCACGGTGAGGGCTTCGAGGCCGCTCTCCGCGGCGAGCGCGACGGCGCCGTCGACGATCGAGCGTTCGCGCTCTTCGGGCGGCAGCCGGCGAGGCGCGGCGGCTCTTGACGTGGTCTTCATCACGGGCTACCGTATCACTCGTTGATCACGTGTTCAATAGGGATCACGACTCCTCATTCCCGAGGTCGCGATCAGCAGCGAGGGAGACAATCATGGCCTGGCACATGCCCGCCGAGACCGCACCGCACGACCGCACCTGGATGGCATTCCCCGCCGAGGGCCCGACGCTGGGCGAGACGGCGTCCGAGCGCGACGAGGGATACGACACCTGGACGGCCGTCGCCCACGCGGTCGCCGAGTTCGAGCCGGTGTCGATGATCGTCGACCCTGCCGAGGTCGCCCGCGCTCGGCGCATGCTCAGCAGCAGCATCGACATCGTCGAGGCTCCGGTCGACGAGTTCTGGATGCGCGACTCCGGCCCGACCTTCGTGATCGACGACGAGCGGCCCGGTGTGCTCGGCGCGGTCGACTGGATCTTCAACGGCTGGGGCGCGCCGGCCTGGGCGCAGTGGCAGAAGGCGGCGCAGCACGCGCGCATCATCGCCGGGGCCGTCGGCGCCGAGCTCGTGAGTTCGACCCTCGTCAACGAGGGCGGCGGAATCCACGTCGACGGCGAGGGCACCGTGCTGCTCACCGACACCGTGCAGCTCGACCCCCGCCGCAACCCCTACGCCGACAGGGCGCGCGTCGAGGCCGAGATGGCCCGCACGCTGGGCGCCACGAAGGCCGTGTGGCTGCCGCGGGGCCTCACTCGCGACTACGACGACTTCGGCACGAACGGGCACGTCGACATCGTCGCGACGCTCGTCTCTCCCGGGCGACTGCTGCTGCACGAGCAGCAGAACCCCGAGCACCCCGATCACGCCGTGACGCGCGAACTGCGAGAGCACCTCGCGCAGCAGACGGATGCGGCCGGTCGCCGTTTCGAGATCGTCGACCTGCCCGCGCCGACGACCCTGCGCGACGATGAGGGCTTCGTCGACTGGAGCTATGTCAACCACCTGGTCACGAACGACGGCGTGGTCGCGTGCGGCTTCGGCGACGAGCAGGCCGACGCCACGGCACGGTCGATCCTCGCCGATGTCTACCCGGGGCGGCGTGTGGTCACGGTCGATGCGCGCCCGCTGTTCGACCGCGGCGGCGGCATCCACTGCATCACCCAGCAGCAGCCGAGCGTAGGTGTGCCCGCATGATCGACGTGGTCGAGGCCCCCATCGCCGAACTGCGGCGAGCGCTCGAGACCGGAGCCATGACCGCCGTCGAGCTCGTCGACGCGTATCTCGCGCGCATCGACGCCTACGACGGCCCCGAGACCGAGACGGCGCTGAACGCCGTCGTCGTCCGCAACCCCGACGCCCACTCGGAAGCAGCGGCATCGGATGCGCGACGTGCACGCGGCGAGACGCTCGGACCCCTCGACGGCATCCCGTACACGGCGAAGGACAGCTACCTGGTGCGCGGACTCACCGCCGCCGCCGGCAGTCCCGCCTTCGCCGATCTCGTCGCCCAGCGCGATGCGTTCACGATCGAACGCCTGCGGTCGGGCGGCGCGATCTGCCTCGGGCTGACGAACATGCCTCCGATGGCCAACGGCGGCATGCAGCGAGGTGTCTACGGGCGCGCCGAGAGCCCCTACAACGCCGACTTCCTCACCGCGCCCTTCGCCTCGGGGTCGTCGAACGGATCCGGCACCGCGACGGCGGCGAGCTTCGGAGCCTTCGGTCTGGGCGAGGAGACCTGGTCGAGTGGACGCGGCCCCGCCACGAACAATGCCCTCTGCGCCTACACGCCGTCGCGCGGCGTGATCTCGACCCGCGGCAACTGGCCTCTGGTGCCGACCATGGACGTCGTCGTTCCGCACGCGCGCACCATGGCCGACCTGCTCGAGGTGCTCGACGTGATCGTCGCCGACGATGCCGAGACGCGTGGCGACTTCTGGCGCGCGCAGCCGTGGGTGACGCTGCCACTCTCTTCCGAGGTGCGCCCCGAGTCGTACGACGCCCTGGGCGCAGACGCGGCGACCGCTCTGCGGGGCATCCGCATCGGCATCCCTCGCATGTACATCAATGCGGACCCGGATGCCGGCACCGCCGCCGACCCGGGCATCGGTGGCCCCACGGGTCAGCGCATCGAGACCCGCGCCTCGGTGATCGCGCGCTGGGAGGCGGCTCGTCGCGACCTCGAGGCCGCGGGGGCGACCGTCGTCGAGGTCGACTTTCCCGTGGTGTCGAACTACGAGGGCGACAGACCGGGCGCACCCACCATCGCGACGCGCGGTCTCGTGTCGCCGGAGTATCTGCGCCGCGAGATCGTCGACCTGTCGGCGTGGGGGTGGGAGGACTTCCTGCAGGCGAACGCCGACCCGCGACTGAACACCCTCGCCGCCGTCGATGGGGCGACGATCTCCCCACACCCGGAGGGTGCACTCCCCGACCGCTACACGGGCTTCGACGACGACATCGCCGAATACCCCGACTGGGTGCGCGACAACCCGGGCGTCGGATTCGCGGACATGCCCGAGCTCGTCGACGGACTCCGTGGGCTCGAGGAGACTCGACGCGTCGACCTCGAGGAGTGGATGGACGAGCACGAGCTCGACGCGGTCGTGTTCCCGGCCGTCGCCGATGTGGGTCCGGCCGACATGGACGTGAACGAGGCCTCCGCCGACCTCGGCTGGCGCAACGGCACCTGGATCGCGAACGGCAATCTGACCGTGCGCCACCTCGGCATCCCGACCGTGACTGTGCCGATGGGGCTCATGGCCGACATCGGCATGCCGATCGGGCTGACTTTCGCGGGCCGCGCCTACGACGACGCGACGCTGCTGCGTCTCGCCGCCGGGTTCGAGGCGATCGGCGCACCGGGCGAGCGCCGCACTGCTCCCCCGCGCACGCCGAGGCTCTGACGGCGAGCAAAACGCCACCCACCGGTCATTGACCGGGCATCGTGAACATTTCACCATTGTGACGCTCGCCACGATTGTTATATGTTTGGCCTGTCCGTCACGACAGGAAGCGACCCATGAGCACCGAGAACAACGAGCGCGAGCTCGAGGCCGGCATCGTCACCGATCTCTCGGGCCGCATGACGTACGGGTCGTACCTGTCGCTCGACCAGCTGCTCACCGCGCAGAATCCGGTCAGCGTCCCCGAGCACCACGATGAGCTGCTGTTCATCATCCAGCACCAGACCACCGAGCTCTGGCTCAAGCAGCTGCTGCACGAGCTGTCTTCTGCCCGAGAGCTGCTCGCCAGCGACGACCTGCGCGAGGCGCTGAAGCGGGTCGCGCGGGTCAAGCGCATCCAAGACGTGATGACGCAGCAGTGGGGGATCCTCGCGACCCTCACACCCACCGAGTACGCGCAGTTCCGCGGAGCGCTGGGCAACTCGTCTGGCTTCCAGTCGGTGCAGTACCGCGCCGTCGAGTTCG
Coding sequences within:
- a CDS encoding TetR/AcrR family transcriptional regulator, translated to MKTTSRAAAPRRLPPEERERSIVDGAVALAAESGLEALTVRAVAARVGVTPALVAHYRPVMESFVAEVFTAIVAAERDEVIASYDSSVDLRTNLLRLIETLLDDSRDDVAMVWVQSWALGARNEALGIRVRTEMDLWHSALEDLIARAVAEDATLQVDPDSSAWMLLAMVDGMSAHSLVHWAPRDRADLARRTLSAVLDVPIAEPAQPVETLR
- a CDS encoding alpha/beta hydrolase, producing the protein MTTSAHEDESVRPKRARRPWHRTKVAVGLVLLVAAVVAIIGALTPWPSAMLIRSVFTKGGDETAAEMEKHVTEAKLTEQLDVAYADSGADTTMDVFTPASATGPLPTVVWIHGGAWISGSKENVDPYMRILAAEGYTTIALNYTIGPEGVYPLAVHQLNDALSYIDAHADELNVDPNQIVLAGDSAGGQLASQMATLMTSPDYAEIMDITPALKAEQVVATVLNCGVYDLAALASLDGVVGWGLKTSMWAYAGTKTWAEGSTGSTMSTIDWVTEDFPTTYISGGNGDGLTWLQSIPMAKRLDELGVDVTTLFWPASHEPALPHEYQFHLDMPDAQTALQQTIDFLNANTTR
- a CDS encoding amidase, with protein sequence MIDVVEAPIAELRRALETGAMTAVELVDAYLARIDAYDGPETETALNAVVVRNPDAHSEAAASDARRARGETLGPLDGIPYTAKDSYLVRGLTAAAGSPAFADLVAQRDAFTIERLRSGGAICLGLTNMPPMANGGMQRGVYGRAESPYNADFLTAPFASGSSNGSGTATAASFGAFGLGEETWSSGRGPATNNALCAYTPSRGVISTRGNWPLVPTMDVVVPHARTMADLLEVLDVIVADDAETRGDFWRAQPWVTLPLSSEVRPESYDALGADAATALRGIRIGIPRMYINADPDAGTAADPGIGGPTGQRIETRASVIARWEAARRDLEAAGATVVEVDFPVVSNYEGDRPGAPTIATRGLVSPEYLRREIVDLSAWGWEDFLQANADPRLNTLAAVDGATISPHPEGALPDRYTGFDDDIAEYPDWVRDNPGVGFADMPELVDGLRGLEETRRVDLEEWMDEHELDAVVFPAVADVGPADMDVNEASADLGWRNGTWIANGNLTVRHLGIPTVTVPMGLMADIGMPIGLTFAGRAYDDATLLRLAAGFEAIGAPGERRTAPPRTPRL
- a CDS encoding agmatine deiminase family protein, which codes for MAWHMPAETAPHDRTWMAFPAEGPTLGETASERDEGYDTWTAVAHAVAEFEPVSMIVDPAEVARARRMLSSSIDIVEAPVDEFWMRDSGPTFVIDDERPGVLGAVDWIFNGWGAPAWAQWQKAAQHARIIAGAVGAELVSSTLVNEGGGIHVDGEGTVLLTDTVQLDPRRNPYADRARVEAEMARTLGATKAVWLPRGLTRDYDDFGTNGHVDIVATLVSPGRLLLHEQQNPEHPDHAVTRELREHLAQQTDAAGRRFEIVDLPAPTTLRDDEGFVDWSYVNHLVTNDGVVACGFGDEQADATARSILADVYPGRRVVTVDARPLFDRGGGIHCITQQQPSVGVPA
- a CDS encoding pyridoxal phosphate-dependent decarboxylase family protein, which encodes MGAERMHAASAESTAIVDAVLDYSRRRMLAADVPLDKPQSPAELDRLVGTTITDAGLGSHRALSVFEHILAPACLTTSHPSYLSFIPTAPTIASIAFDLVVSASGLYGGSWLEGAGAVHAENEVLSFLASEFGLPDTAGGVFVQGGTIGNLSALVAAREAAKVKLLDAGKELPRRWKIVCSVEAHSSNKSAAKVMDADVLLVPAGDDGMLRADAVRAALAEHGDEICAVVATGGSTNFGIVDDIAGIAALKDEFDFWLHIDGAYGLTAMLAPEARGIFAGVERADSVIVDPHKWLFAPFDCCALIYRDPDAGRRAHTQHAEYLDTLTDAGDFSPSDYSIQLTRRPRGLPLWFSLATYGVTAYREAVSATLALTQRIAAEIAARPELRLVRDPQLSVVVFEREGWERGDYDRWSDELLDSQRAFVVPSSHAGRPNTRFAILNPLTTFDDLVGILDTMK